In one window of Massilibacterium senegalense DNA:
- a CDS encoding small basic family protein → MWLPLLALILGVVIGLLSNVSIPAEYTNYLSISILAAFDTLFGGIRAQLEKNFDTLVFVSGFFFNIILAAGLAFLGVHLGVDLYLAAVFAFGVRLFQNIAVIRRILLVKWRITRKK, encoded by the coding sequence ATGTGGTTACCACTTCTCGCGCTTATTTTAGGCGTCGTGATAGGGTTATTATCGAATGTATCGATTCCTGCAGAATACACCAATTATTTATCCATTTCTATTTTAGCTGCATTTGATACACTTTTTGGTGGAATTCGTGCACAATTGGAGAAAAATTTTGATACACTAGTATTTGTATCAGGTTTTTTCTTTAATATTATTTTAGCTGCAGGCTTAGCTTTTCTTGGTGTTCATCTTGGTGTAGACTTATATTTGGCAGCAGTTTTTGCATTTGGTGTTCGATTATTTCAAAATATTGCTGTTATTAGACGGATATTATTAGTAAAATGGAGAATAACAAGAAAAAAATAA
- the ftsA gene encoding cell division protein FtsA → MKSSGIYVGLDIGTSSVKVIVGEMIDKSLNIIGVGTSETYGIRKGVVVDIDEVVQSIQEAVTEAENMVGIKINQVLLGIPSHQVQIHPCNGVVTVANEDREITDHEIDRVIDAAQSVIIPPDQEMVNLLPHDFILDGYKVTDPRGMIGVRLELEASLITGPMTLIYNLIRCVEKAGLQINDVCLQSVASGSVALSKDEKDLGVALVDLGAGTTTVSVFEHGILQHSVLLSIGGENISKDLSIVLRTSLEDAEKVKLEYGYAHPAYVSDEETFTIPIIGSDEYGEFSHRFVAEIIEPRVEEIFLMVKETLVELGYEDLAGGIVLTGGASSLPGILEVAKRLIHSNVRIAIPDYIGVRDPKFTTSVGIIQFMDEQYEILGVEPSEFPLEEIKADRQEYAEEPAPKNSKVKLPKPPKKEEETISNKVKRIIGMLFD, encoded by the coding sequence GTGAAATCGAGTGGAATATATGTAGGTCTTGATATCGGGACATCTAGTGTAAAAGTCATTGTCGGGGAAATGATTGATAAATCTTTAAATATTATCGGCGTTGGGACTTCCGAAACGTATGGAATACGCAAAGGAGTCGTTGTAGACATTGATGAAGTAGTTCAATCTATTCAAGAAGCGGTTACAGAAGCCGAAAATATGGTTGGGATTAAAATTAATCAAGTCCTACTAGGAATCCCTAGTCATCAAGTTCAAATTCATCCTTGTAACGGTGTCGTAACAGTAGCTAATGAAGATCGTGAAATTACTGATCATGAAATAGACCGGGTAATTGATGCAGCGCAATCTGTCATTATTCCACCGGATCAAGAAATGGTTAATCTTTTGCCTCATGATTTTATTTTAGATGGATATAAAGTTACAGACCCAAGAGGAATGATCGGGGTAAGATTAGAATTAGAAGCATCTTTAATCACGGGGCCAATGACCTTGATTTATAATTTAATTCGTTGTGTAGAAAAAGCAGGATTACAAATTAATGATGTATGTTTGCAATCCGTAGCGAGTGGTTCTGTCGCCTTATCGAAAGATGAAAAAGATTTAGGGGTAGCACTTGTTGATTTAGGAGCTGGTACAACAACTGTTTCTGTCTTTGAGCATGGCATTCTTCAACATTCGGTGTTATTATCCATTGGTGGGGAAAATATTTCAAAAGATCTATCTATTGTGTTAAGAACAAGTTTAGAAGATGCGGAAAAAGTAAAATTAGAATATGGATATGCTCATCCAGCATACGTATCGGATGAAGAAACATTTACGATACCTATTATCGGAAGTGATGAATATGGTGAATTTTCACACCGATTTGTTGCTGAAATTATTGAACCGCGCGTAGAAGAAATTTTTCTAATGGTAAAAGAAACATTAGTGGAATTAGGCTATGAAGACTTAGCGGGCGGAATCGTTTTAACAGGAGGGGCATCTTCTCTTCCGGGAATTTTAGAAGTGGCGAAACGATTAATACATTCAAATGTTCGAATAGCTATCCCAGATTACATAGGCGTTCGTGATCCTAAATTCACAACAAGTGTTGGGATTATTCAATTTATGGACGAACAATATGAAATTTTAGGTGTGGAACCTTCTGAATTTCCACTAGAAGAAATAAAAGCGGATCGGCAAGAATATGCAGAAGAACCTGCCCCGAAAAACTCAAAAGTAAAATTGCCGAAACCGCCTAAAAAAGAAGAAGAAACAATTTCTAATAAAGTGAAAAGAATTATCGGCATGCTATTTGATTGA
- the ftsZ gene encoding cell division protein FtsZ, with product MLEFDTNEPIATIKVIGVGGGGNNAVNRMIEHGVQGVEFIAVNTDSQALNLSKASTKLQIGEKLTRGLGAGANPEVGKKAAEESKEQIQEALKGADMVFVTAGMGGGTGTGAAPVIAETARELGALTVGVVTRPFTFEGRKRQGQAANGIMDLKEKVDTLIVIPNDRLLEIVDKNTPMLEAFREADNVLRQGVQGISDLIAVPGLINLDFADVKTIMSDRGSALMGIGIATGENRAAEAAKKAISSPLLETSIDGAQGVLMNITGGMNLSLFEVNEAAEIVASAADQDVNMIFGSVINEDLKDEIIVTVIATGFDDQAILNPTSQIGKGVSQKHVRPTQQTGNQAPQATQSADKIISQQEQEIQRVTPVSNDELDVPAFIRNRNRSRS from the coding sequence ATGTTGGAGTTTGATACAAATGAACCAATTGCAACGATAAAAGTTATTGGAGTTGGCGGAGGCGGAAATAATGCCGTTAATCGAATGATTGAACACGGTGTTCAAGGGGTTGAATTTATTGCTGTCAATACGGATTCACAAGCGTTAAACTTGTCAAAAGCATCAACAAAATTGCAAATTGGTGAAAAATTAACGCGCGGACTTGGCGCAGGAGCAAATCCTGAAGTAGGAAAAAAAGCAGCAGAAGAGAGTAAAGAACAAATTCAAGAAGCTCTAAAAGGAGCGGATATGGTATTTGTTACAGCGGGAATGGGTGGAGGAACAGGCACAGGTGCTGCTCCGGTAATAGCAGAAACAGCCCGTGAATTAGGAGCTTTAACAGTAGGTGTAGTGACGCGTCCTTTTACATTTGAAGGAAGAAAACGTCAAGGACAAGCTGCTAATGGAATTATGGACTTAAAAGAAAAAGTAGATACATTAATTGTGATTCCAAATGATCGTCTATTAGAAATAGTGGATAAAAATACGCCAATGCTTGAAGCATTCCGTGAAGCAGATAATGTTTTAAGACAAGGTGTTCAAGGCATTTCTGATTTAATTGCTGTCCCTGGTTTAATTAACCTTGACTTTGCAGACGTGAAAACGATTATGTCCGACCGTGGTTCTGCGTTAATGGGAATTGGGATTGCAACTGGCGAAAACCGTGCAGCAGAGGCTGCGAAAAAAGCGATTTCTTCCCCATTACTTGAAACAAGTATTGATGGAGCACAAGGTGTGTTAATGAACATCACGGGTGGTATGAATTTAAGTTTATTTGAAGTAAACGAGGCTGCAGAAATTGTAGCGTCTGCAGCGGATCAAGATGTCAATATGATTTTCGGTTCTGTTATTAATGAGGATTTAAAAGACGAAATTATCGTTACGGTTATTGCAACAGGATTCGACGATCAAGCTATTTTAAATCCAACGAGCCAAATCGGGAAAGGTGTTTCACAAAAGCATGTTCGTCCAACACAACAAACTGGAAATCAAGCTCCACAAGCAACACAATCAGCGGATAAAATTATTTCACAACAAGAACAAGAAATCCAACGAGTAACACCAGTAAGCAATGATGAATTAGATGTACCAGCATTTATTCGCAATCGTAATCGCTCTCGTTCTTAA
- the spoIIGA gene encoding sigma-E processing peptidase SpoIIGA yields MTVYLDMLYVLNVLIDYLLLTLTARILNIPYKKRRILLAACVGGLIVIFLFTPMASFFYHPLFKICLSFMMVYIAFSYTSIGRFLHHVLTFYFMTFIVGGGMIALHFLLQTEFQLVDGIFQTKTSGMGNPVSWLFVCISFPLLYIFSKKRMNLLSFQIGRTKQMVDVSITIEEKQLECRGLIDTGNQLYDPLTNKPVLILSKKAVETLFTPISVSLLKNQSWQELIEHSPYALRFIPYTVIGKETQLLPITKPTHLLIDGQFVDGYIGLTHIQLSEANEFLCIVHPKMMQEVG; encoded by the coding sequence TTGACCGTTTATTTGGATATGTTGTACGTGTTAAATGTATTAATTGATTATTTGCTTTTAACATTAACTGCTCGCATTTTAAACATTCCATATAAAAAGCGACGTATTTTATTAGCTGCATGTGTTGGAGGATTGATTGTGATTTTTTTATTTACACCGATGGCATCTTTTTTTTATCATCCACTTTTTAAAATCTGCCTATCATTTATGATGGTGTATATTGCTTTTTCTTATACGTCAATAGGTCGCTTTTTACATCATGTTCTTACCTTTTATTTCATGACATTTATTGTTGGGGGAGGGATGATTGCACTTCATTTTTTATTGCAAACGGAATTTCAATTGGTAGATGGAATCTTTCAAACGAAAACAAGTGGAATGGGAAATCCAGTAAGTTGGTTATTTGTATGCATATCATTCCCTTTATTATACATCTTCTCCAAAAAAAGAATGAACTTATTATCGTTTCAGATTGGGAGAACAAAGCAAATGGTAGATGTATCAATTACCATCGAAGAAAAGCAATTAGAATGTAGAGGATTGATTGATACAGGTAATCAGTTATACGACCCGTTGACGAATAAGCCAGTTTTGATTCTCTCAAAAAAGGCAGTTGAAACATTATTTACACCAATAAGTGTCTCTTTGTTAAAAAATCAGTCATGGCAAGAATTAATCGAACATAGTCCTTATGCGTTGCGTTTCATTCCTTATACGGTCATTGGAAAAGAAACACAATTATTACCTATAACGAAACCAACTCATCTATTGATTGATGGTCAATTTGTAGATGGATACATAGGCTTAACACACATTCAACTTTCGGAAGCAAATGAATTTCTTTGTATTGTCCATCCAAAAATGATGCAAGAAGTAGGGTAA
- the sigE gene encoding RNA polymerase sporulation sigma factor SigE, with translation MIPIKWSLLINKVMRKFHMTSKEIYYIGGHEALPPPLSKEEEANLLQLLPNGDEKVRSVLIERNLRLVVYIARKFENTGIHIEDLISIGTIGLIKAVNTFNPEKKIKLATYASRCIENEILMYLRRNNKRKSEVSFDEPLNIDWDGNELLLSDVLGTDNDLTTRDLEANVEKKLLNIALYSLTEREKQIMEMRFGLKDGQEKTQKDVADLLGISQSYISRLEKRIIKRLRKEFNKMV, from the coding sequence ATGATACCGATAAAATGGTCATTATTAATAAATAAAGTGATGAGAAAGTTTCACATGACTTCGAAAGAAATATATTATATTGGTGGTCATGAAGCACTACCACCACCACTTTCAAAAGAAGAAGAAGCAAATTTATTGCAATTATTACCAAATGGTGATGAGAAAGTACGAAGTGTTCTCATTGAAAGAAATTTACGGTTAGTTGTCTACATTGCAAGGAAATTTGAAAATACAGGTATTCATATTGAAGATTTAATTAGCATTGGAACGATTGGATTAATTAAAGCGGTGAATACATTTAATCCAGAAAAAAAGATTAAATTGGCTACCTATGCTTCTAGATGTATTGAAAACGAAATTTTAATGTATTTACGTCGAAATAATAAACGAAAATCAGAAGTGTCGTTTGATGAACCATTAAATATTGATTGGGATGGAAATGAATTGTTACTTTCTGATGTATTGGGGACAGATAATGATTTAACGACACGCGATTTAGAAGCAAATGTGGAAAAGAAATTATTGAACATAGCGTTATATTCCTTAACAGAACGAGAAAAGCAAATTATGGAAATGCGTTTTGGCCTAAAAGATGGACAAGAAAAGACACAAAAAGATGTCGCTGATTTATTAGGAATATCGCAATCGTATATATCTAGATTAGAAAAGCGAATTATTAAACGATTGCGGAAAGAATTTAATAAAATGGTGTAG
- the sigG gene encoding RNA polymerase sporulation sigma factor SigG, with translation MNISPPECRYFKRHQFPLGGIALSRHKVEICGVDTSTLPVLKNEVMRELFRNMQNGDTFAREELVYGNLRLVLSVIQRFNHRGENVDDLFQVGCIGLMKSIDNFDLSHNVRFSTYAVPMIIGEIRRYLRDNNPIRVSRSLRDIAYKALQVRDKLMKSNSKEPTPEEIAKELDIPHEEIVFAMDAIQDPVSLFEPIYNDGGDPIYVMDQVSDDKHLDETWVEEIALKEAMHRLEEREKMIVTKRFFQGKTQMEVADEIGISQAQVSRLEKNAIKQMNKSIVDRFG, from the coding sequence GTGAATATTTCCCCTCCCGAATGTAGATACTTTAAAAGACATCAATTCCCATTGGGAGGGATAGCGTTGAGCCGACATAAAGTTGAAATTTGTGGGGTAGATACTTCTACTCTTCCAGTTTTAAAAAATGAAGTGATGCGGGAGTTATTTCGGAATATGCAAAACGGAGATACCTTCGCGAGGGAAGAATTAGTGTATGGAAATCTTCGACTTGTATTAAGCGTTATTCAACGATTTAATCATCGCGGTGAAAATGTAGACGACCTGTTCCAAGTAGGATGCATTGGGTTAATGAAATCAATTGATAATTTTGACCTAAGTCATAATGTTAGGTTTTCTACTTATGCTGTTCCGATGATTATCGGAGAAATTAGAAGGTATCTTCGGGATAATAATCCTATCCGTGTATCGAGGTCGCTTCGGGATATTGCTTACAAGGCGTTGCAAGTAAGAGACAAGCTCATGAAAAGTAACTCGAAAGAACCGACACCAGAAGAAATTGCAAAAGAATTAGATATCCCGCATGAAGAAATTGTGTTTGCGATGGATGCAATTCAAGACCCTGTTTCATTATTTGAACCGATTTATAATGATGGTGGCGATCCTATTTATGTCATGGATCAAGTAAGTGATGATAAGCATCTTGATGAAACTTGGGTAGAGGAAATTGCTTTAAAAGAAGCGATGCATCGATTAGAAGAAAGAGAAAAAATGATTGTAACGAAACGTTTTTTTCAAGGAAAAACACAAATGGAAGTAGCGGATGAAATTGGTATTTCGCAAGCGCAAGTATCAAGACTTGAAAAAAATGCGATTAAACAAATGAATAAAAGTATTGTAGATCGGTTTGGGTAA
- a CDS encoding YlmC/YmxH family sporulation protein — MIKISNLQTKDVINVLDGKKVGYIIDLDIDVDTGKINAFILEPNASVFKRFKKEEWTVLWEQVEKFGSDVILVRLERPVQENIAKND; from the coding sequence ATGATTAAAATTTCAAACCTTCAAACAAAAGATGTGATAAATGTTTTAGATGGCAAGAAAGTAGGGTATATAATTGACTTAGATATAGATGTGGATACAGGTAAAATTAATGCTTTTATTTTAGAACCAAATGCATCGGTTTTTAAACGTTTTAAAAAAGAAGAATGGACGGTTTTATGGGAGCAAGTTGAAAAATTCGGTTCTGATGTTATTTTAGTTCGTTTAGAGCGCCCGGTTCAGGAAAATATCGCAAAAAACGACTGA
- the pgeF gene encoding peptidoglycan editing factor PgeF, which translates to MTGEIFQKKNTHFLSIASWERPGLIAGFTTRCGGVSQAPFSSLNVGLHVGDNPEDVVKNRMIVANSLTTDLSHYVFCEQTHDATIKKVTPADCGKGAFDYATALKATDGVYTNEKDVFLALGFADCVPIFFFAPNHQLVGLVHAGWRGTVLKIAPKMVHTWHTEENVPLEDIQVVIGPSVDVADYVVDDVVIQKVEEVLGKIATSTYEEITTGQYRLDLKKVNVELLKQAGLSTNSMEVTTYATRDQSLFFSHRLEKGQTGRMCAIIGWKGGE; encoded by the coding sequence TTGACTGGAGAAATATTTCAAAAAAAGAACACACATTTTTTATCCATTGCTTCTTGGGAACGCCCAGGTCTTATTGCCGGATTTACGACTCGATGTGGAGGAGTAAGTCAAGCACCTTTTTCTTCATTAAATGTAGGATTACATGTTGGAGATAACCCAGAAGATGTGGTAAAAAATCGAATGATTGTAGCAAATAGTCTCACAACGGATTTGTCTCACTATGTTTTTTGCGAACAAACACACGATGCCACGATTAAAAAAGTAACACCAGCAGATTGTGGAAAAGGAGCATTTGATTATGCAACTGCATTAAAAGCAACAGATGGTGTGTATACAAATGAGAAGGATGTTTTTTTAGCACTCGGATTTGCAGATTGTGTACCAATTTTCTTTTTTGCTCCGAATCATCAATTAGTTGGATTAGTTCATGCTGGTTGGCGAGGAACTGTATTAAAAATTGCGCCAAAGATGGTACATACATGGCACACAGAAGAAAATGTTCCGCTTGAGGACATACAAGTTGTCATTGGACCTTCTGTTGATGTAGCAGATTATGTAGTGGATGATGTTGTCATACAAAAGGTAGAAGAAGTACTGGGAAAAATCGCTACTTCTACGTATGAAGAAATAACAACCGGTCAATATCGTTTAGATTTAAAAAAGGTAAATGTAGAATTGTTAAAACAAGCAGGACTTTCGACAAATTCTATGGAAGTGACTACGTATGCAACGAGAGACCAATCGCTCTTTTTTTCGCATCGTCTTGAAAAAGGACAAACGGGTCGCATGTGCGCGATTATCGGTTGGAAAGGCGGAGAATAA
- a CDS encoding YggS family pyridoxal phosphate-dependent enzyme: MFVAQNLEIIQKNIDKSCKKAGRDPKNIHIIAVTKYVSIERAQEAVDAGITHLGENYTDGFKAKYEALGEDVTWHFIGTLQTRKVKDIIDDVDYIHSLDRISLAKEINKRATKKIKCFVQVNVSEEETKHGLSIEEVEAFLTEIDALEHVQVVGFMTMAPYVDDEAKIRTVFQTLQELRDDVQGKFPHLSLTELSMGMSNDYQIAVEEGATFVRIGSSLVGNER, encoded by the coding sequence ATGTTTGTAGCTCAAAATTTAGAAATCATTCAAAAAAATATAGACAAATCATGTAAAAAAGCAGGACGAGATCCGAAAAATATACACATTATTGCCGTCACAAAATATGTTTCAATTGAACGAGCACAAGAAGCGGTAGATGCTGGCATTACACATCTTGGTGAAAATTATACAGATGGATTTAAAGCGAAGTATGAAGCGCTCGGAGAAGATGTAACGTGGCATTTTATCGGAACACTGCAAACGAGAAAAGTAAAAGACATCATTGATGATGTTGATTATATCCATTCGCTCGATCGAATCAGCTTAGCAAAAGAAATAAACAAACGAGCAACGAAAAAAATAAAATGTTTCGTACAAGTAAATGTATCAGAAGAGGAAACGAAGCATGGTTTATCGATAGAGGAAGTAGAAGCATTTTTGACAGAAATAGACGCACTTGAACATGTACAAGTTGTCGGATTTATGACAATGGCTCCTTATGTTGATGATGAAGCAAAAATTCGAACTGTGTTTCAAACGCTCCAGGAATTACGCGATGACGTACAAGGAAAATTTCCGCACCTTTCACTAACAGAATTATCGATGGGGATGAGCAATGACTATCAGATTGCGGTAGAAGAAGGTGCAACGTTTGTTCGAATCGGCTCTTCACTCGTAGGAAACGAACGATAA
- a CDS encoding cell division protein SepF, translating into MGLKTKFKNFFELDEDDQTYDEPQKEVVYEEIYDEYEEEVTQVQPKKRTRNAIENNAPQNIVNLQSIQQKKVKVVLCEPRIYAEAQEIADHIRSHRAVVINLQRVSNDQARRIVDFLSGTVYALDGDIQKLGMNTFLCTPENVNITGSISEILDNKR; encoded by the coding sequence GTGGGACTAAAAACAAAGTTTAAAAATTTCTTTGAATTAGATGAAGATGATCAAACATATGATGAGCCACAAAAAGAAGTGGTGTATGAAGAAATTTACGATGAATACGAAGAAGAAGTGACACAAGTTCAACCGAAAAAACGAACTAGAAATGCAATCGAAAACAATGCACCACAAAATATCGTAAATCTTCAAAGTATTCAACAAAAGAAAGTAAAAGTCGTATTATGCGAACCGCGTATTTATGCAGAAGCACAAGAAATTGCTGATCATATTCGTAGCCACCGAGCAGTTGTTATTAACTTGCAACGAGTATCGAATGATCAAGCACGCAGAATTGTCGACTTTTTAAGTGGAACTGTATATGCTTTAGATGGAGATATTCAAAAACTAGGGATGAATACGTTTTTGTGCACACCAGAAAATGTAAATATCACTGGTTCTATCTCTGAAATACTTGATAACAAGAGGTGA
- a CDS encoding YggT family protein, whose product MTIASIVALLIRIYTWIIIIYILMSWIPNARGSQFGMVLEEICEPFLAPFRKIIPPIGGMLDISPIIAIIALNLAQAGVFAIANLFS is encoded by the coding sequence ATGACAATTGCTAGTATCGTTGCATTATTAATTCGAATCTATACATGGATCATTATCATTTACATTTTAATGTCATGGATTCCGAATGCACGAGGAAGCCAATTTGGAATGGTATTAGAAGAAATTTGCGAACCATTTCTGGCACCGTTCCGAAAAATTATTCCTCCAATTGGTGGTATGTTAGATATTTCGCCAATTATTGCAATTATTGCACTTAACTTAGCGCAAGCAGGTGTATTTGCAATTGCAAATTTATTTTCATAA
- a CDS encoding YlmH family RNA-binding protein translates to MNLFQHFREEERSFVEKVLDDKAYVENQYAPKLTDFLDPREQQIVQTIVGQKDGNFVRFFGGHKDSERKRALLYPEYFLPTETDFEVVLYEIHYPHKFVTLTHRSVLGSLVGSGLKREKFGDILIADKRVQLFVTEDISQYVQTNVTSIGKTSVTLKSTPLADVITSSEQWIQQFCTVSSLRLDVILSEIYHLSRQKVLPYIKNGYVKVNHKVMDKPSFLCEEGDVFSLRGHGRSKFMALEGKTKKDRLKLQIGILK, encoded by the coding sequence TTGAATCTTTTTCAACATTTTAGAGAAGAAGAACGTAGCTTTGTCGAAAAGGTGTTAGATGATAAAGCGTATGTGGAAAATCAATATGCACCGAAATTAACGGATTTTCTTGATCCTAGAGAACAACAAATTGTACAAACAATTGTCGGCCAAAAAGACGGAAATTTCGTCCGTTTTTTTGGTGGACATAAAGATAGTGAGCGAAAACGAGCTCTTCTATATCCAGAATATTTTCTTCCGACAGAAACGGATTTCGAAGTTGTATTGTATGAAATACATTATCCGCATAAATTTGTTACCTTAACGCATCGTTCTGTTCTCGGCTCGTTAGTAGGATCAGGGTTAAAGCGTGAAAAATTTGGAGATATTTTAATAGCAGATAAACGTGTCCAATTGTTTGTGACGGAAGATATATCTCAGTACGTGCAAACAAACGTGACGTCGATAGGGAAAACTAGTGTTACGTTGAAATCAACCCCACTTGCGGATGTGATTACTTCTTCAGAACAGTGGATTCAACAATTTTGTACGGTTAGTTCTTTGCGATTAGATGTTATTTTATCGGAAATCTACCATTTATCGAGACAAAAAGTATTACCATACATAAAAAATGGGTATGTAAAAGTGAACCATAAAGTAATGGATAAACCGTCTTTCCTTTGTGAAGAGGGGGATGTTTTTTCTTTACGGGGGCATGGAAGAAGTAAATTCATGGCGTTAGAAGGAAAAACAAAAAAAGATAGATTAAAACTACAAATAGGTATTTTAAAATAG